In a genomic window of Amblyomma americanum isolate KBUSLIRL-KWMA chromosome 4, ASM5285725v1, whole genome shotgun sequence:
- the LOC144129125 gene encoding major facilitator superfamily domain-containing protein 6-like isoform X2 yields the protein MAGHGNDGDDDKACKANTELVPLKIVLFLWYGGTACLLPFLTVHMRQLGLSIEETAIIYSIVPFAQLLGPYAATFLGDKYGSYKCALLGCLILTALSGTSLLLVPQALGPPVPPPAIHLHCGPSLQLEVVVDHCGDEHGACPEPSPGLALPVLLSDCSLECPDEDWRHAIDETGICFTDDYGNKECHVVSENDTLARSTSLGLYLEPARDPDLLCLHPVTAITWESKMFHNVSCLKHLPDQDHTNCSLKCTVEDIPEVDAVSAADFWHAECTPPEGSDRRITISVYFVLRIIFQVLVSICFTLVDATTVSMVHTYDGRFAWQRFWAIVGSVFSAPLSGFFIDLSSEHVVTGFDYSPAFYMFNVFTVLTAIFTYVLEIQVATPGKNVFYRARGLMKQPHFLSLFLFVLCLGSVYGFLEYFLFWYLLDLGAQNYLLGLTISIGGLAGFVFLYETKWFMDKLGPVNVIALSGLVYCARLVGYSYIGQHPLWCIPLEGLEAMTFHLLWVAIGTYGTQIAPRGLKPTVQSCVGGIYFGLGRSMGSLVGGTAMYFLGAETAFRIMGGVAAVASLSYGCFYCCCSSAAAVLFRARSASPASSTAAPASPQQRVAAGSIAEKTTSSSADAAPPSTTTSNGPASNGVPSAREVVVKVDVQPDDDAAAHADHEITDQRTSDNKATDQGVQGVHDQGVHDQGVHDQGAHDQGAHDRGVHEQRSIDQGVVDNGVVETTAAPAEESARGADGADDDRVEPEGS from the exons GCACGGCCTGCCTGCTGCCCTTCCTGACGGTGCACATGCGCCAGCTGGGGCTCAGCATCGAGGAGACGGCCATCATCTACAGCATCGTGCCGTTCGCCCAGCTGCTGGGGCCGTACGCGGCCACTTTCCTGGGCGACAAGTACGGCAGCTACAAGTGCGCCCTGCTGGGCTGCCTCATCCTGACCGCGCTGTCCGGCACCAGCTTGCTGCTGGTGCCTCAGGCCCTGGGACCTCCGGTGCCTCCGCCGGCGATCCACCTGCACTGCGGCCCGTCGCTGCAGCTCGAAGTGGTCGTGGACCACTGCGGCGACGAGCACGGTGCCTGTCCGGAGCCCTCGCCGGGGCTGGCGTTGCCCGTGCTGCTGTCGGACTGCAGCCTCGAGTGTCCGGACGAGGACTGGCGGCACGCCATCGACGAGACCGGCATCTGTTTCACGGACGACTATGGCAACAAGGAGTGTCACGTGGTGAGCGAGAACGACACGCTGGCGCGGAGCACATCTTTGGGACTCTACCTGGAGCCTGCCAGAGACCCCGACCTTCTCTGCCTACACCCGGTGACAGCCATTACGTGGGAGAGCAAGATGTTCCACAACGTGTCCTGTCTGAAGCACCTGCCGGACCAGGACCACACCAACTGCTCGCTAAAGTGTACCGTCGAAGACATACCGGAAGTGGACGCTGTTTCGGCCGCTGACTTCTGGCACGCCGAGTGCACGCCGCCCGAAGGCAGCGACCGCCGCATCACCATCTCGGTCTACTTCGTGCTTCGCATCATATTCCAGGTGCTCGTCTCCATCTGCTTCACCTTGGTGGACGCCACGACGGTCTCCATGGTGCACACGTACGATGGACGGTTCGCGTGGCAGCGGTTCTGGGCCATCGTGGGTTCCGTGTTCTCGGCACCGCTGTCTGGCTTCTTTATTGACTTGAGTAGCGAGCACGTCGTGACCGGGTTTGACTACTCGCCCGCCTTCTACATGTTCAATGTCTTCACCGTCCTGACGGCGATCTTCACCTACGTCCTCGAAATACAAGTTGCCACTCCTGGCAAGAACGTCTTCTACCGCGCCCGGGGTCTCATGAAGCAGCCACATTTTCTCAGCCTCTTCCTGTTTGTGCTGTGTCTCGGAAGTGTCTACGGTTTCCTCGAGTACTTCCTATTCTGGTACCTTCTAGACCTTGGCGCCCAAAACTACCTGCTGGGCCTGACCATTTCGATTGGAGGTCTGGCAGGCTTTGTGTTCCTCTACGAAACCAAGTGGTTCATGGACAAGCTGGGCCCCGTCAACGTCATCGCCCTTTCCGGGCTAGTTTACTGCGCCAGACTGGTGGGATACTCGTACATTGGCCAGCATCCGCTGTGGTGTATTCCCCTGGAAGGACTGGAAGCCATGACTTTTCACCTGCTCTGGGTTGCCATTGGCACCTACGGCACGCAGATTGCACCGAGAGGGCTCAAGCCGACAGTGCAGAGCTGCGTGGGAGGAATTTATTTCGGTCTCG GTCGCAGCATGGGCAGTCTGGTGGGCGGCACCGCCATGTACTTCCTGGGTGCCGAGACCGCCTTCCGCATCATGGGCGGCGTGGCGGCGGTCGCGTCACTCTCCTACGgctgcttctactgctgctgctcgtCGGCCGCCGCCGTGCTGTTCCGCGCCAGGTCGGCTTCGCCCGCTTCTTCCACCGCGGCGCCAGCGTCGCCGCAGCAGCGGGTGGCAGCGG gctccATCGCAGAAAAAACTACGTCGTCGTCTGCGGATGCTGCACCTCCTTCCACCACGACGTCAAACGGGCCGGCGTCCAACGGGGTGCCCAGTGCGCGCGAGGTGGTGGTCAAAGTGGACGTGCAGCCAGACGACGACGCAGCCGCACACGCCGACCACGAAATCACCGATCAAAGGACCAGTGACAACAAAGCCACCGACCAAGGAGT CCAAGGAGTTCACGACCAAGGAGTTCATGACCAAGGAGTTCACGACCAAGGGGCTCACGACCAAGGAGCTCACGACCGAGGAGTCCACGAACAAAGAAGCATTGACCAGGGTGTCGTAGACAATGGAGTCGTCGAAACGACCGCTGCACCGGCTGAAGAATCTGCCAGAGGAGCGGATGGTGCAGACGACGACAGGGTGGAACCAGAAGGCTCCTAA
- the LOC144129125 gene encoding major facilitator superfamily domain-containing protein 6-like isoform X3 → MTTRRARPTPSWCHSRLCFSSGTACLLPFLTVHMRQLGLSIEETAIIYSIVPFAQLLGPYAATFLGDKYGSYKCALLGCLILTALSGTSLLLVPQALGPPVPPPAIHLHCGPSLQLEVVVDHCGDEHGACPEPSPGLALPVLLSDCSLECPDEDWRHAIDETGICFTDDYGNKECHVVSENDTLARSTSLGLYLEPARDPDLLCLHPVTAITWESKMFHNVSCLKHLPDQDHTNCSLKCTVEDIPEVDAVSAADFWHAECTPPEGSDRRITISVYFVLRIIFQVLVSICFTLVDATTVSMVHTYDGRFAWQRFWAIVGSVFSAPLSGFFIDLSSEHVVTGFDYSPAFYMFNVFTVLTAIFTYVLEIQVATPGKNVFYRARGLMKQPHFLSLFLFVLCLGSVYGFLEYFLFWYLLDLGAQNYLLGLTISIGGLAGFVFLYETKWFMDKLGPVNVIALSGLVYCARLVGYSYIGQHPLWCIPLEGLEAMTFHLLWVAIGTYGTQIAPRGLKPTVQSCVGGIYFGLGRSMGSLVGGTAMYFLGAETAFRIMGGVAAVASLSYGCFYCCCSSAAAVLFRARSASPASSTAAPASPQQRVAAGSIAEKTTSSSADAAPPSTTTSNGPASNGVPSAREVVVKVDVQPDDDAAAHADHEITDQRTSDNKATDQGVQGVHDQGVHDQGVHDQGVHDQGVHDQGAHDQGAHDRGVHEQRSIDQGVVDNGVVETTAAPAEESARGADGADDDRVEPEGS, encoded by the exons GCACGGCCTGCCTGCTGCCCTTCCTGACGGTGCACATGCGCCAGCTGGGGCTCAGCATCGAGGAGACGGCCATCATCTACAGCATCGTGCCGTTCGCCCAGCTGCTGGGGCCGTACGCGGCCACTTTCCTGGGCGACAAGTACGGCAGCTACAAGTGCGCCCTGCTGGGCTGCCTCATCCTGACCGCGCTGTCCGGCACCAGCTTGCTGCTGGTGCCTCAGGCCCTGGGACCTCCGGTGCCTCCGCCGGCGATCCACCTGCACTGCGGCCCGTCGCTGCAGCTCGAAGTGGTCGTGGACCACTGCGGCGACGAGCACGGTGCCTGTCCGGAGCCCTCGCCGGGGCTGGCGTTGCCCGTGCTGCTGTCGGACTGCAGCCTCGAGTGTCCGGACGAGGACTGGCGGCACGCCATCGACGAGACCGGCATCTGTTTCACGGACGACTATGGCAACAAGGAGTGTCACGTGGTGAGCGAGAACGACACGCTGGCGCGGAGCACATCTTTGGGACTCTACCTGGAGCCTGCCAGAGACCCCGACCTTCTCTGCCTACACCCGGTGACAGCCATTACGTGGGAGAGCAAGATGTTCCACAACGTGTCCTGTCTGAAGCACCTGCCGGACCAGGACCACACCAACTGCTCGCTAAAGTGTACCGTCGAAGACATACCGGAAGTGGACGCTGTTTCGGCCGCTGACTTCTGGCACGCCGAGTGCACGCCGCCCGAAGGCAGCGACCGCCGCATCACCATCTCGGTCTACTTCGTGCTTCGCATCATATTCCAGGTGCTCGTCTCCATCTGCTTCACCTTGGTGGACGCCACGACGGTCTCCATGGTGCACACGTACGATGGACGGTTCGCGTGGCAGCGGTTCTGGGCCATCGTGGGTTCCGTGTTCTCGGCACCGCTGTCTGGCTTCTTTATTGACTTGAGTAGCGAGCACGTCGTGACCGGGTTTGACTACTCGCCCGCCTTCTACATGTTCAATGTCTTCACCGTCCTGACGGCGATCTTCACCTACGTCCTCGAAATACAAGTTGCCACTCCTGGCAAGAACGTCTTCTACCGCGCCCGGGGTCTCATGAAGCAGCCACATTTTCTCAGCCTCTTCCTGTTTGTGCTGTGTCTCGGAAGTGTCTACGGTTTCCTCGAGTACTTCCTATTCTGGTACCTTCTAGACCTTGGCGCCCAAAACTACCTGCTGGGCCTGACCATTTCGATTGGAGGTCTGGCAGGCTTTGTGTTCCTCTACGAAACCAAGTGGTTCATGGACAAGCTGGGCCCCGTCAACGTCATCGCCCTTTCCGGGCTAGTTTACTGCGCCAGACTGGTGGGATACTCGTACATTGGCCAGCATCCGCTGTGGTGTATTCCCCTGGAAGGACTGGAAGCCATGACTTTTCACCTGCTCTGGGTTGCCATTGGCACCTACGGCACGCAGATTGCACCGAGAGGGCTCAAGCCGACAGTGCAGAGCTGCGTGGGAGGAATTTATTTCGGTCTCG GTCGCAGCATGGGCAGTCTGGTGGGCGGCACCGCCATGTACTTCCTGGGTGCCGAGACCGCCTTCCGCATCATGGGCGGCGTGGCGGCGGTCGCGTCACTCTCCTACGgctgcttctactgctgctgctcgtCGGCCGCCGCCGTGCTGTTCCGCGCCAGGTCGGCTTCGCCCGCTTCTTCCACCGCGGCGCCAGCGTCGCCGCAGCAGCGGGTGGCAGCGG gctccATCGCAGAAAAAACTACGTCGTCGTCTGCGGATGCTGCACCTCCTTCCACCACGACGTCAAACGGGCCGGCGTCCAACGGGGTGCCCAGTGCGCGCGAGGTGGTGGTCAAAGTGGACGTGCAGCCAGACGACGACGCAGCCGCACACGCCGACCACGAAATCACCGATCAAAGGACCAGTGACAACAAAGCCACCGACCAAGGAGTCCAAGGAGTTCACGACCAAGGAGTTCACGACCAAGGAGTTCACGACCAAGGAGTTCATGACCAAGGAGTTCACGACCAAGGGGCTCACGACCAAGGAGCTCACGACCGAGGAGTCCACGAACAAAGAAGCATTGACCAGGGTGTCGTAGACAATGGAGTCGTCGAAACGACCGCTGCACCGGCTGAAGAATCTGCCAGAGGAGCGGATGGTGCAGACGACGACAGGGTGGAACCAGAAGGCTCCTAA
- the LOC144129125 gene encoding major facilitator superfamily domain-containing protein 6-like isoform X1 — MAGHGNDGDDDKACKANTELVPLKIVLFLWYGGTACLLPFLTVHMRQLGLSIEETAIIYSIVPFAQLLGPYAATFLGDKYGSYKCALLGCLILTALSGTSLLLVPQALGPPVPPPAIHLHCGPSLQLEVVVDHCGDEHGACPEPSPGLALPVLLSDCSLECPDEDWRHAIDETGICFTDDYGNKECHVVSENDTLARSTSLGLYLEPARDPDLLCLHPVTAITWESKMFHNVSCLKHLPDQDHTNCSLKCTVEDIPEVDAVSAADFWHAECTPPEGSDRRITISVYFVLRIIFQVLVSICFTLVDATTVSMVHTYDGRFAWQRFWAIVGSVFSAPLSGFFIDLSSEHVVTGFDYSPAFYMFNVFTVLTAIFTYVLEIQVATPGKNVFYRARGLMKQPHFLSLFLFVLCLGSVYGFLEYFLFWYLLDLGAQNYLLGLTISIGGLAGFVFLYETKWFMDKLGPVNVIALSGLVYCARLVGYSYIGQHPLWCIPLEGLEAMTFHLLWVAIGTYGTQIAPRGLKPTVQSCVGGIYFGLGRSMGSLVGGTAMYFLGAETAFRIMGGVAAVASLSYGCFYCCCSSAAAVLFRARSASPASSTAAPASPQQRVAAGSIAEKTTSSSADAAPPSTTTSNGPASNGVPSAREVVVKVDVQPDDDAAAHADHEITDQRTSDNKATDQGVQGVHDQGVHDQGVHDQGVHDQGVHDQGAHDQGAHDRGVHEQRSIDQGVVDNGVVETTAAPAEESARGADGADDDRVEPEGS, encoded by the exons GCACGGCCTGCCTGCTGCCCTTCCTGACGGTGCACATGCGCCAGCTGGGGCTCAGCATCGAGGAGACGGCCATCATCTACAGCATCGTGCCGTTCGCCCAGCTGCTGGGGCCGTACGCGGCCACTTTCCTGGGCGACAAGTACGGCAGCTACAAGTGCGCCCTGCTGGGCTGCCTCATCCTGACCGCGCTGTCCGGCACCAGCTTGCTGCTGGTGCCTCAGGCCCTGGGACCTCCGGTGCCTCCGCCGGCGATCCACCTGCACTGCGGCCCGTCGCTGCAGCTCGAAGTGGTCGTGGACCACTGCGGCGACGAGCACGGTGCCTGTCCGGAGCCCTCGCCGGGGCTGGCGTTGCCCGTGCTGCTGTCGGACTGCAGCCTCGAGTGTCCGGACGAGGACTGGCGGCACGCCATCGACGAGACCGGCATCTGTTTCACGGACGACTATGGCAACAAGGAGTGTCACGTGGTGAGCGAGAACGACACGCTGGCGCGGAGCACATCTTTGGGACTCTACCTGGAGCCTGCCAGAGACCCCGACCTTCTCTGCCTACACCCGGTGACAGCCATTACGTGGGAGAGCAAGATGTTCCACAACGTGTCCTGTCTGAAGCACCTGCCGGACCAGGACCACACCAACTGCTCGCTAAAGTGTACCGTCGAAGACATACCGGAAGTGGACGCTGTTTCGGCCGCTGACTTCTGGCACGCCGAGTGCACGCCGCCCGAAGGCAGCGACCGCCGCATCACCATCTCGGTCTACTTCGTGCTTCGCATCATATTCCAGGTGCTCGTCTCCATCTGCTTCACCTTGGTGGACGCCACGACGGTCTCCATGGTGCACACGTACGATGGACGGTTCGCGTGGCAGCGGTTCTGGGCCATCGTGGGTTCCGTGTTCTCGGCACCGCTGTCTGGCTTCTTTATTGACTTGAGTAGCGAGCACGTCGTGACCGGGTTTGACTACTCGCCCGCCTTCTACATGTTCAATGTCTTCACCGTCCTGACGGCGATCTTCACCTACGTCCTCGAAATACAAGTTGCCACTCCTGGCAAGAACGTCTTCTACCGCGCCCGGGGTCTCATGAAGCAGCCACATTTTCTCAGCCTCTTCCTGTTTGTGCTGTGTCTCGGAAGTGTCTACGGTTTCCTCGAGTACTTCCTATTCTGGTACCTTCTAGACCTTGGCGCCCAAAACTACCTGCTGGGCCTGACCATTTCGATTGGAGGTCTGGCAGGCTTTGTGTTCCTCTACGAAACCAAGTGGTTCATGGACAAGCTGGGCCCCGTCAACGTCATCGCCCTTTCCGGGCTAGTTTACTGCGCCAGACTGGTGGGATACTCGTACATTGGCCAGCATCCGCTGTGGTGTATTCCCCTGGAAGGACTGGAAGCCATGACTTTTCACCTGCTCTGGGTTGCCATTGGCACCTACGGCACGCAGATTGCACCGAGAGGGCTCAAGCCGACAGTGCAGAGCTGCGTGGGAGGAATTTATTTCGGTCTCG GTCGCAGCATGGGCAGTCTGGTGGGCGGCACCGCCATGTACTTCCTGGGTGCCGAGACCGCCTTCCGCATCATGGGCGGCGTGGCGGCGGTCGCGTCACTCTCCTACGgctgcttctactgctgctgctcgtCGGCCGCCGCCGTGCTGTTCCGCGCCAGGTCGGCTTCGCCCGCTTCTTCCACCGCGGCGCCAGCGTCGCCGCAGCAGCGGGTGGCAGCGG gctccATCGCAGAAAAAACTACGTCGTCGTCTGCGGATGCTGCACCTCCTTCCACCACGACGTCAAACGGGCCGGCGTCCAACGGGGTGCCCAGTGCGCGCGAGGTGGTGGTCAAAGTGGACGTGCAGCCAGACGACGACGCAGCCGCACACGCCGACCACGAAATCACCGATCAAAGGACCAGTGACAACAAAGCCACCGACCAAGGAGTCCAAGGAGTTCACGACCAAGGAGTTCACGACCAAGGAGTTCACGACCAAGGAGTTCATGACCAAGGAGTTCACGACCAAGGGGCTCACGACCAAGGAGCTCACGACCGAGGAGTCCACGAACAAAGAAGCATTGACCAGGGTGTCGTAGACAATGGAGTCGTCGAAACGACCGCTGCACCGGCTGAAGAATCTGCCAGAGGAGCGGATGGTGCAGACGACGACAGGGTGGAACCAGAAGGCTCCTAA
- the LOC144129126 gene encoding uncharacterized protein LOC144129126: MTVSPRLRKLLPLMAISFSFFAATGSLSPFLSLHLRTLGLSDEEAVLINTAAAFASLLGPVLVGLVAERRCAYRSLLVLSLVLAGAGYSALLGVPRVVRSPRSPLLEFDCPSGLYLERCPEWDSCTASELNPLGLATFRVSNCHYQCGGGNQSAVRQPIHFCFLSHEGNLCIIHEAGSRDNSTTEFGASFLAKTARTLVDVSVARFLDHEGRHDDELVDVCSFDLLAPIVVNQKQFNDYECRPHPEGCTIRCSVAVADNLGRRMQSARCVQVIGDPQVTFWATLALRVFADLWLMTAFYLVEAVTVLSINDFNGLYGRIKFWAALGVTIFAVLTGFLVDYYSELTGGADYSPAVFVFDGLALVSCALAVFLPAVEDKKANHVLHYGLGQEPRFCSLDTSVLLLLVLLLGTVWGYLETYLHWMYSEMGASHLLVSLSLALPMGCALPFLAIAKNLVRNIGRANLVVFGFLFYATRAAGLSFVTARWWITPFEAMETFTLPVLWVALVAYAQKVVPCRQRLTIQCILIILHFCIGRGTGSIAGFFLNAAFGQRTTFRGVAVVCAGAGFLYLFLYHACLRRIRRKSRRHHAAMPATINGGWYPMQNSRVNGDTPAHRPMMGDQDDSDTGGFEDRDSGWSHRKNRN; this comes from the exons ATGACGGTCAGCCCCCGCCTGCGGAAGTTACTTCCGCTTATGgccatttctttctccttttttgccG CAACGGGGAGCCTGAGCCCATTCCTGAGCCTGCACCTGCGCACGCTCGGCCTGTCCGACGAAGAGGCCGTGCTCATCAACACGGCGGCCGCGTTCGCCAGCCTGCTGGGTCCCGTTCTGGTGGGGCTGGTGGCTGAGCGGCGCTGCGCGTACCGCTCGCTGCTGGTGCTGTCGCTGGTGCTGGCGGGCGCCGGCTACTCGGCGCTCCTGGGCGTGCCCCGCGTGGTGCGCAGCCCGCGCAGCCCGCTGCTCGAGTTCGACTGCCCCTCGGGCCTGTACCTGGAGCGCTGCCCCGAGTGGGACTCGTGCACGGCGTCCGAGCTGAACCCGCTGGGGCTGGCCACGTTCCGGGTGTCCAACTGCCACTACCAGTGCGGAGGCGGCAACCAGAGCGCCGTGCGCCAGCCCATCCACTTCTGCTTCCTGAGCCACGAGGGCAACCTGTGCATCATCCACGAGGCCGGCTCGCGGGACAACTCGACCACCGAGTTCGGCGCCAGCTTCCTGGCCAAGACGGCGCGCACCCTGGTCGACGTCAGCGTGGCGCGGTTCCTCGACCACGAGGGCCGGCACGACGACGAGCTGGTGGACGTGTGCAGCTTCGACCTGCTCGCCCCTATCGTTGTGAACCAGAAGCAGTTCAACGACTACGAGTGCCGGCCCCACCCCGAGGGCTGCACCATCCGCTGCTCGGTGGCCGTGGCCGACAACCTGGGGCGCCGCATGCAGTCGGCGCGATGCGTGCAGGTCATCGGGGACCCCCAGGTCACCTTCTGGGCGACGCTGGCGCTGCGGGTGTTCGCCGACCTCTGGCTCATGACGGCCTTCTACCTGGTCGAGGCGGTCACCGTGCTCTCCATCAACGACTTCAACGGCCTCTACGGACGCATCAAGTTCTGGGCCGCCCTGGGCGTCACCATCTTCGCGGTGCTCACCGGCTTCCTGGTCGACTACTACAGCGAGCTGACGGGCGGAGCCGACTACTCGCCCGCCGTGTTCGTCTTCGACGGCCTGGCGCTAGTCTCCTGCGCCCTGGCGGTGTTCCTGCCGGCCGTGGAGGACAAGAAGGCCAACCACGTGTTGCACTACGGCCTGGGCCAGGAGCCGCGCTTCTGCTCCCTGGACACGAGCGTGCTCctcttgctggtgctgctgctgggcACGGTGTGGGGCTACCTGGAGACTTACCTGCACTGGATGTACTCCGAGATGGGCGCCAGCCACCTGCTGGTGTCGCTGTCGCTGGCGCTGCCCATGGGATGCGCGCTGCCCTTCCTGGCCATCGCCAAGAACCTGGTGCGCAACATCGGCCGCGCCAACCTGGTCGTGTTCGGCTTCCTGTTCTACGCGACGCGGGCCGCGGGCCTGTCCTTCGTGACGGCCCGCTGGTGGATCACGCCCTTCGAGGCCATGGAGACGTTCACGCTGCCCGTGCTCTGGGTCGCGCTGGTCGCGTACGCCCAGAAGGTGGTGCCCTGCCGGCAGCGGCTCACCATCCAGTGCATCCTCATCATTCTGCACTTCTGCATCG GCCGCGGCACGGGCAGCATCGCGGGCTTCTTCCTGAACGCGGCGTTCGGCCAGCGGACCACGTTCCGCGGCGTGGCGGTGGTCTGCGCCGGCGCGGGCTTCCTCTACCTGTTCCTGTACCACGCGTGCCTGCGCAGGATCCGCAGGAAGAGCCGCCGACACCACGCCGCCATGCCTG CCACCATCAACGGCGGCTGGTACCCGATGCAGAACTCGCGGGTGAACGGAGACACGCCCGCCCATCGGCCTATGATGGGCGACCAGGACGACTCGGACACCGGGGGCTTCGAGGACCGGGACTCGGGCTGGTCACACCGCAAGAACAGGAACTGA